GCCGCGAGTCGTCGGACATTCGCGAATCGCGTCTTTAGAAACGGTGACGACGCTGGCCTGGCTGGCTGCGTTCATTCCGCTGTGGACGTGGTGGACGAAGGCGGACGCTCCGACAAATCGGCAGGCGATTATCAGCGGCATTTTGTGGGGCCTGTTGCTGCTGACAAAGGTGCAGGGCATTCTGATGCCGCCTTTGGTAATCGGTTGGGCGCTGTGGCGATACAAAGAAAAAGCGATCCGGCCGCTGGCTGTCTGGGGAATTGTCGGCGCGGTCGTTTTCTTTGTCGGCTGGCCGTGGCTGTGGCTCGATCCCGTGGCGAATACGATGAGCTACTTTGTGAAGACAGCTCAACGCCCAACGCTGTACGTGTGGTATTTCGGTCAACGGTTCGCCGACAAGTCTGTGCCGTGGCATTTCCCCTTCGTGATGACGTTGGCCACGTTGCCTGTGGTCGTGACGGTGCTGTTTGGGGCTCGCCTGGTGCAGCGAAAGTTCACCGCGACAGAATCGCTGATGTCATTATCTGCGGCGTGGCCATTGATCGTTTTCGCAATCCCGGGCACGCCGGTTTACGATGGAGCAAGACTGTTTCTGGTAATTATGCCCGCCATAGCCGTTCTGTCGGCTCGCGGTCTTGTCCCAGTGACAAATGACGGGGCAGCGACTGGTGAAACAGAAAAACTACCGCAGCCACGTTGGGTGCGACACGCAGGAGTGGTTGCATTTATGGTGTTCATGCTGTTTTCCTTCAGCAAGACTTTGCAACCGTTCTGTCTGAACAGCTACAGTGAACTCGTCGGGGGCGAACGCGGTGCTCAGCGGCTGGGCCTTGAAGCGGGCTACTGGGCCGACGGCCTGAACGGCGAATTCTGGGCGCAGGTTCCGGAGGACTCAACAATCTACGTCGCTCCCGTGTCGCATCAGTTTCAGCTTGGCGACATTCAGCACCTTGTTCCGATTGTCGCGCAACGCAACATTAAGCTGCTGCCGTTCGAATACGATCCGCAGGCGCAGCGAGGACTCACCCTGCTCATCCACCGCCTCGCCGACCTGCGGCCAGCGCTGCGAAACGTTCCGGACGGAGCGACGGTTGTCGCCGAAGTAAAGTACGGTGATGTCGTACTGGCCAGGCTCATCGACACGTCCCAAGCCACGTGGCTAAGCGTCCCGGACTGGCCGAAGCGGCCTGCTATGATCAAATAGGTACCGGGAGACCTGAGTCGCATTAGGATTGGTGTTCAACGGGTGAAAGTACCCCTGATTGTTCCGCTTCGTCCCCGCCGGAAGGAATTCACAGGCGTCTGTGCGGTAAAATTTAAAATTACTGAGCCGGAAGCGGTCCGACAGCTTAGTTGGCTGAACTTAGCCTACGGTACCGAGTTCCCTGACGAGTTTGCGCTGTAATAAGCCACCGGAAGCAATCCCCGGGGATGTATCTCGAAAATTGGTGAGCAGGAAAGAATTCCCGTCACTATTTGTTCGGTGCCACTGCTTGCGCGAGCTGAATTTCGCGAGTGCCGCACTCGGCCCTGACTGGGAAGGTGGGTCGTGTCGGTTGTATCGATATCGTTCAACGTTCGGATTCGGCCTTCTCGACATCTATGCCGGATAACATTTGTCGTGCCATCAGCAGGCCGTAGAGTTCACGACCGACCGTACAGTCTGCCCGCAATTCGGTCCCCGTGCGGTTGGCTGTCAGCCGGATTTCGAAACGATTGTCGCCGTCCGCTCGCAGATTTTCAAACAAAGACGTCACCGGTATCGATGGTGACTCCGATCTGAACCACAAAAAGCGGATCCGTTTGGGCAGCCGGTAGACCATCCAGTGCTGGTAAAGTTTCTCCAGATGGCCGAACACAGATTTTCCTGGAGATTCCGTTTCGTCATTTGGTGCGTCTTCATCTGCGGCCCACAAACTCAGGTCACCCCGAATCAAGACCAGTGTGTCCGGGGTGATCGCGGTCGTCGCTTCCTCCGTCAATTTGGTCGACGGCTCATTTTCATCGAGAGGCATTGAAAGCCGTAATTGGCCGTTGTCGATCTTGGCACCAACTTGTTTCGCGGGCCAGACATCGCCGAAGAATGGAACGTTGAGCGGCACTATGGCTTCACCTGCTTCATTGACGGTGCCGCCAAAGAGACTCGTCAATTCCGTGGACGGGACAGCCTCAGCGGAAACCGGTGACACGGCGTGAATCGTCGCGTCGTCATCGTTGACTTTTATCCATGCCGAAAGCCGAACGTCGCCTTCGTCAATTGTGTCTTCCAGCACACGACCAGCCGACGTCTGATGCAAGAGCGAATTCGTCACTAAAGCCTTCATGCTGTCACGAACCATCTCCGGTAGCCGCATATTGACGGAGACACTCACGTCTGCCGATTGCGGTACAGACGATCGGGCACCACCGGAGGTGCGTAGTTCCCGAATCAGGGCTGATAACTCACTCTTGGGCTGCACGTTGACAATCGCGTGAGCTTTGAGCGGTTTGGTACCGGAGGGATACTTCCAGTCGGCAATCACGCTGGTCACGTCGGTCCACAGGATTTCGGTGAGGTCAATCGCATTCTGCCCGAACAAACGGCGGACAGCGTGTTTCGTCTCCGCTTCGCCATCCCTTTGCTGCATCCTGACGCTGGTCTGCGTCTCAAATTGCCGGATGAGAAGATCGCGAGCGGCACGTGGAGTCGAAGATGGATCGACATAGGCGTACCAGTCCTTGCCGCGTCCGCGTTTGATATGGTCGGTCAAATGCGCCGTCGGCACATCGAATACTCTTTTAGTGTCGTCTGAAAGAAAAACACCGTTCTTTCGTGTCCAGTAAAAGTCTTTCGTCGCAATCTTTGCCCTGATTCCGTCGCCAATTTCACGATACTCTACCGGGCTGATCAGTCGAACCTTGACGCCCGTTCCCTCCATTCGAGCGTTTGGTCCCCGACGCTTC
This DNA window, taken from Fuerstiella marisgermanici, encodes the following:
- a CDS encoding glycosyltransferase family 39 protein, with protein sequence MKPNWISVLLAVAAFLLATTRINHGLIDSPLPPGAALTLDESFYIGQGVFLFESLLDWGPALFTPTGVEAVFGHPDYFPDHPPLGKLVLGAAHQSFSGVISGAEESVLNVAAARLGSCFAFGLTVLVLAEFTRRQFGLTTAVLAVVALMIMPRVVGHSRIASLETVTTLAWLAAFIPLWTWWTKADAPTNRQAIISGILWGLLLLTKVQGILMPPLVIGWALWRYKEKAIRPLAVWGIVGAVVFFVGWPWLWLDPVANTMSYFVKTAQRPTLYVWYFGQRFADKSVPWHFPFVMTLATLPVVVTVLFGARLVQRKFTATESLMSLSAAWPLIVFAIPGTPVYDGARLFLVIMPAIAVLSARGLVPVTNDGAATGETEKLPQPRWVRHAGVVAFMVFMLFSFSKTLQPFCLNSYSELVGGERGAQRLGLEAGYWADGLNGEFWAQVPEDSTIYVAPVSHQFQLGDIQHLVPIVAQRNIKLLPFEYDPQAQRGLTLLIHRLADLRPALRNVPDGATVVAEVKYGDVVLARLIDTSQATWLSVPDWPKRPAMIK